One genomic region from Chthonomonas calidirosea T49 encodes:
- a CDS encoding SMP-30/gluconolactonase/LRE family protein has protein sequence MKFALRYLLFVLPTFALVGCGGSSSSPVSNPPTRNTIASLQHITTVSSTVDPTNGDQNPYAIAFAPTSFTGDGNPAHVQPGDLIVSNFSNASGVNGAGTTVEAIRNGKPVTVYNEMNAPTASGGTVSTAGPVAIAFAPNGNMWIANYGLSGTGNDGNVQIVTPKGIVNQTFTDPRVVAGWGQAFNGGYGGKLAFFTVNVNAGTVVRINISIVNGKPSFSFDQITPDLGHSGNNASNIVGPQGMVHTADDTLYVADGATNSIIAIPNSTTTGMTTGRVVYQGSPLNQPAGMTLNPLNGDLIVANQKDNNLVELTPSGQVVAVKPVDLTPVNPITGAGSALFGVVATTDSNGNLVVYFTNDNQNTVEKLSQ, from the coding sequence ATGAAGTTTGCACTTCGCTATCTTCTCTTCGTTCTTCCTACGTTTGCTCTTGTAGGTTGCGGTGGCAGTTCAAGCAGTCCTGTATCGAATCCCCCCACACGAAACACGATAGCCAGCCTCCAGCATATCACCACTGTCTCCAGTACGGTAGACCCAACGAATGGCGATCAGAATCCCTATGCTATTGCTTTTGCGCCTACCAGTTTTACGGGAGATGGGAATCCAGCCCATGTGCAGCCCGGAGACCTTATTGTTTCTAACTTCAGCAATGCCTCTGGAGTCAATGGAGCTGGCACCACCGTGGAAGCGATTCGTAATGGGAAACCGGTAACCGTTTATAATGAGATGAACGCACCCACAGCTTCTGGCGGCACCGTGAGCACGGCCGGCCCGGTGGCTATTGCCTTTGCGCCAAACGGTAATATGTGGATAGCGAACTATGGCCTTAGCGGTACAGGCAATGATGGAAATGTACAGATCGTAACCCCCAAAGGCATCGTTAACCAAACTTTCACCGATCCGCGAGTGGTAGCCGGCTGGGGACAAGCTTTCAATGGAGGCTATGGTGGCAAACTAGCTTTCTTTACGGTGAACGTCAATGCAGGCACGGTTGTGCGCATCAACATTAGCATCGTCAATGGGAAACCGTCATTTAGCTTTGATCAGATCACCCCAGACCTGGGGCATAGCGGTAATAACGCCTCTAATATCGTTGGACCCCAGGGAATGGTGCATACGGCCGACGATACCCTCTATGTGGCCGATGGTGCCACAAATTCCATTATCGCCATTCCTAACAGCACTACTACAGGTATGACTACTGGTCGGGTGGTTTACCAAGGCAGCCCCTTAAACCAGCCAGCGGGGATGACATTGAACCCCCTAAATGGAGACCTCATCGTCGCCAACCAAAAAGACAATAACTTGGTAGAGCTTACTCCATCTGGTCAGGTTGTCGCGGTTAAACCCGTTGATTTAACCCCCGTAAATCCAATTACGGGAGCAGGTTCCGCCCTTTTTGGGGTGGTTGCTACCACGGATAGCAACGGTAATCTAGTAGTCTATTTCACTAATGACAACCAAAACACTGTCGAGAAGCTGTCACAATAA
- a CDS encoding M48 family metallopeptidase, which translates to MEDESRRTNQKKAASKDVIPLEPLEEVLISEAVVISDRLDVTSRDDTWLNALVNQIRTTYFADVVQTYPIVAHFGRRAHRRFGSIGARNHTSILRLNGLLADPAVPLYVVEAVIAHELAHYAHGFGSGSKQRYAAPHRGGVVDKELEQRGLAPLADRAKAWIESEWEAFYQSRCADLLRAAHVKQKANEVLWQEFLAAPGRRTLADIQEEMADLAARVGFFRPLPKVDWLFATQRQKAPSYWQSKQQVLHLHGLLADRRVPNYFVQFQIAYWLVRQKEGAPWSAIQPKLWEAGLRSVTQQALNWRPRWSLFVQRYHPHKKAK; encoded by the coding sequence ATGGAAGATGAGAGCCGTAGAACTAACCAGAAAAAGGCAGCATCTAAAGATGTCATCCCCTTAGAACCTCTTGAAGAAGTCCTCATCTCTGAGGCTGTGGTCATCTCCGATAGGCTCGATGTTACTTCACGAGACGATACCTGGCTCAACGCCTTAGTCAACCAAATACGCACCACCTATTTTGCCGATGTCGTTCAAACCTACCCCATTGTTGCCCACTTCGGGCGCAGAGCGCATCGGCGTTTTGGCTCGATTGGGGCACGAAATCATACCTCTATCCTTCGTCTCAATGGCCTCTTGGCAGACCCAGCGGTTCCTCTTTATGTGGTGGAGGCGGTTATCGCCCATGAATTGGCACACTATGCCCATGGGTTTGGTTCCGGTTCAAAACAGCGCTACGCAGCCCCACATCGCGGGGGCGTGGTTGATAAAGAGCTGGAACAAAGGGGGCTGGCGCCCCTTGCGGACCGCGCAAAAGCCTGGATAGAGAGTGAATGGGAGGCGTTTTATCAGAGCCGCTGTGCCGATCTGCTACGCGCAGCCCACGTAAAACAGAAGGCAAATGAGGTGCTATGGCAGGAATTTTTAGCCGCCCCAGGCCGACGCACATTAGCCGATATCCAAGAGGAGATGGCCGATCTGGCCGCCCGAGTCGGGTTCTTTAGGCCGCTTCCAAAAGTGGACTGGCTCTTCGCAACTCAAAGACAAAAGGCTCCATCCTACTGGCAGTCGAAGCAGCAGGTGCTGCATTTGCACGGTCTGTTGGCCGACCGCCGCGTCCCCAACTATTTTGTTCAGTTCCAAATTGCCTACTGGCTTGTTCGCCAAAAAGAGGGAGCACCGTGGAGCGCCATTCAACCCAAACTATGGGAAGCCGGTCTGCGCTCCGTTACCCAACAGGCATTGAATTGGCGCCCCCGCTGGAGCCTCTTCGTGCAGAGATATCATCCGCATAAAAAAGCTAAATAG
- a CDS encoding glycosyltransferase: MRIALFSECYTPVLNGVVIAIQTLRETLRSMGHEVFIFAAGDPQPDDEQVYRLPALPFPKHPYRFARPFPTLPLDFSQLQIDIVHCQHPFPVGRLGARLARKNGIPLVYTVHSLYDTMLLLAKPALVRRLGPPTMRNVMRRFCNQADVVIAPSHYVAQALARCGIAVPIQVVPSGVIPPHVTPGDRESVRCQIGISEEVPVLLYVGRLAPEKRVDLLLEAVALLEQRSLKGPQGAFRLLLVGDGPCRAQLEWQVQRLGIQGRVVFVGAQPHAKIGAWYAASDIFLMPSPMETQGLVVIEAMNCGLPCIAVSEGGAGEAVIPEQTGILCPFSASAFATAIEMLLTNPYRRKQMGQNAYRHAEIYAPARTAQNILAAYTQAQAKHKREPI; encoded by the coding sequence ATGCGTATCGCTCTTTTTTCCGAATGCTATACTCCCGTTTTGAACGGGGTAGTCATCGCCATTCAAACCCTCCGAGAGACCCTGCGCTCTATGGGGCATGAGGTCTTTATTTTTGCGGCCGGAGATCCCCAGCCAGACGATGAGCAGGTCTATCGTCTCCCAGCCTTACCGTTTCCGAAACATCCTTATCGTTTTGCTCGTCCGTTTCCCACGCTACCGCTTGACTTTAGCCAGTTGCAGATTGATATCGTGCATTGTCAACACCCTTTTCCTGTGGGGCGTCTCGGTGCCCGTTTAGCCCGCAAAAACGGCATTCCCTTGGTCTACACGGTGCATTCGCTTTACGATACCATGCTTTTGCTGGCGAAACCCGCCCTTGTGAGGCGACTCGGGCCGCCGACCATGCGTAACGTCATGCGACGGTTTTGTAATCAGGCTGATGTCGTTATCGCCCCGTCGCACTATGTCGCCCAAGCGCTTGCCCGCTGCGGGATCGCGGTGCCCATTCAGGTGGTGCCTAGCGGAGTGATACCCCCGCATGTTACACCGGGAGATCGCGAATCCGTGCGATGCCAAATAGGGATTTCGGAAGAGGTGCCAGTGCTTCTTTACGTGGGACGGCTGGCACCAGAGAAGCGAGTCGATCTTCTGTTGGAGGCGGTGGCGCTGCTGGAGCAGAGGTCTTTGAAGGGACCGCAAGGCGCTTTTCGTTTGTTGCTGGTTGGCGACGGCCCCTGTCGTGCTCAGCTCGAATGGCAGGTGCAACGATTAGGAATTCAAGGCCGCGTCGTTTTTGTTGGGGCTCAGCCACATGCAAAGATAGGCGCATGGTATGCGGCTTCCGACATTTTCCTGATGCCTTCGCCCATGGAGACCCAGGGATTGGTGGTTATCGAGGCCATGAACTGCGGTCTGCCCTGCATCGCCGTGAGCGAGGGAGGGGCAGGGGAGGCGGTGATACCGGAGCAGACGGGGATTTTATGCCCTTTTAGTGCGTCGGCGTTTGCAACCGCTATTGAAATGCTCCTAACCAACCCATACCGTCGAAAGCAGATGGGGCAGAACGCCTATCGGCATGCGGAAATCTATGCTCCTGCACGCACAGCTCAGAACATTTTGGCCGCCTACACGCAGGCACAAGCGAAACATAAAAGAGAGCCTATTTAG
- a CDS encoding LytR/AlgR family response regulator transcription factor: MIRALLIEDEPLAQEYLRRLLHETEKIEVVASAISADEGLALFAQLHPDVVFIDLRLAGSDGFALAQQLRRFSPQLAIVFVTGYSDKAVAAFELAAVDYLLKPLHSDRVRQTVLRLEERLRNYHLPETFTIANLRPDEERLVVKNIATDTIKLLSKMDIFAAVHRDRKTFIYTQQEQYPTYYSLLNLEHWLKGMPFLRISRSAIINLEAIEKIIHYGDRLYQVHLCDQNHTIIEASRSGAVLLASHLKNHRLPSSSIQSIKTAVRANLCKEKNPSS, from the coding sequence ATGATACGTGCCTTACTTATAGAAGACGAACCGCTCGCTCAGGAGTATCTCCGACGGCTGCTTCATGAAACAGAAAAGATAGAGGTTGTGGCTTCTGCAATAAGTGCAGATGAAGGCCTCGCCCTCTTTGCTCAACTACACCCCGATGTGGTCTTTATTGACCTCCGCTTAGCCGGATCAGATGGATTTGCACTAGCACAGCAACTTAGGAGATTCTCGCCTCAACTTGCCATTGTCTTTGTAACAGGATACTCCGATAAGGCCGTTGCCGCCTTCGAATTAGCGGCAGTGGATTATCTGCTGAAGCCCCTTCATTCCGACAGAGTACGCCAAACTGTGCTCCGTCTCGAAGAGCGCTTGCGCAATTACCATCTACCGGAGACCTTTACCATAGCCAACCTTCGTCCTGATGAGGAGAGACTTGTCGTAAAAAACATCGCTACCGATACGATTAAACTTCTCTCAAAAATGGATATTTTTGCGGCAGTACACCGCGATAGAAAGACCTTTATCTATACGCAACAAGAGCAGTATCCAACCTATTACTCCCTTTTGAACTTGGAGCACTGGTTGAAAGGTATGCCTTTTTTGCGCATCTCACGCAGTGCGATCATTAATTTAGAAGCCATTGAGAAGATCATACACTATGGGGATAGGCTCTATCAGGTTCATCTGTGCGACCAAAATCACACCATCATCGAGGCCTCACGCTCTGGAGCCGTTTTGCTGGCCTCCCACCTAAAAAATCATCGCCTGCCGTCTTCGTCCATTCAGTCAATAAAAACGGCAGTTCGAGCAAATCTGTGCAAAGAGAAGAATCCATCCTCGTAA
- a CDS encoding VWA domain-containing protein, whose translation MILSLSWLSSSLWQRFLGISPQTASHIRYAHLVFATPWVLPVALTILIVAALWFAWCYYRDGTRPSWLVKTPLLVLRLLAFLSLMIMLAQPTLRLREEQHLRPSVAILVDTSQSMGLTDPRMPPQYVANEAQATGLSPEDIRRLSRIARVQRLLEHDRLLKSLAQRYNVQLYSFASQAHAMELPHDKNGVPTAFPLALDRAGGDSTQIGTALHQVAQDLAGRPVAGLLVISDGENNQGEDPLTAAMDVRALHTTVSTLGVGDPTKTKDVAVLSVLTDDNVRVHNVVNLYADLEQRGYAGKTVTVSLLRNGQPFQQQTVRLAPDDQKQEIVFTYVPDQPGRFVYTVRVPPLPGEITASNNARSAVQNVIQKPLKVLMVEERPRWEFRYLKNAILRDTSIQFACLLLSGDDVNSGGEGNIKVYGFPSSEQTLFDYDILILGDVPRSYFSDAQLQLIRRFVEDRGGSLLLIAGENHMPQEYVGTVLDPLMPAVFSSSPNPITTDDPFQWQLTPQGQESPIMRLDDDPTRNLQIWQSLPGMFWCEGAERVRPGAVVLAVNSARSNAYGPYPLALYQNFGAGKCYMDLADSTWRWRWRVGDRYFYRYWGQVIRFLTPRDLPGNQRFVQVATDRPGSSYRLGQQVSITVRLLDPYYHPVKVSSLAATIVGNNGVRQTIALQPSPNAPGLYTARYLPNLTGKYTISVTSPQNPNAKGTATFVVESLALELQKPELDERMLKRIAAAGGGHYYRPNQLDDWLRSLKNRPLVVTSTRETELWDSPFFLALFIVPLAIEWLVRKRSGLL comes from the coding sequence ATGATATTATCCCTTTCTTGGCTCTCTTCTAGTTTGTGGCAGCGTTTTTTGGGCATCTCACCCCAAACGGCTAGTCACATTCGCTATGCCCACCTGGTGTTTGCAACACCTTGGGTTCTCCCGGTCGCCTTAACGATCCTGATCGTCGCTGCACTTTGGTTCGCTTGGTGCTACTATCGCGATGGAACACGCCCTTCCTGGCTGGTAAAAACCCCCTTGCTCGTCCTCCGATTGCTGGCTTTTCTCTCCCTTATGATCATGCTGGCACAGCCCACCCTTCGCCTACGCGAAGAACAGCACTTGCGCCCCTCCGTAGCGATCCTGGTAGATACCTCGCAGAGTATGGGGCTTACCGACCCCCGCATGCCCCCGCAGTACGTCGCCAATGAGGCGCAGGCTACCGGCCTATCGCCAGAAGATATCCGCCGCCTTTCTCGTATCGCACGCGTACAGCGCCTACTTGAGCATGACCGACTGTTAAAATCGCTCGCTCAACGCTACAATGTTCAGCTCTACAGCTTCGCCTCACAGGCGCATGCGATGGAGTTACCCCACGATAAAAATGGAGTTCCTACGGCCTTTCCACTCGCTCTCGATAGAGCCGGTGGAGATAGCACCCAGATCGGCACCGCGTTACACCAGGTCGCCCAAGATTTGGCAGGGCGTCCCGTAGCCGGCCTGCTCGTTATTAGCGACGGTGAGAATAACCAAGGGGAAGACCCGCTCACGGCAGCCATGGATGTGCGTGCGCTTCATACCACCGTGAGCACGCTCGGAGTGGGCGACCCAACCAAAACCAAAGATGTGGCCGTGCTAAGCGTGCTGACCGACGACAACGTGCGGGTTCACAACGTCGTAAACCTCTATGCCGATCTGGAACAGCGCGGCTACGCTGGCAAAACGGTGACGGTTTCTTTGCTGCGAAACGGTCAGCCATTTCAACAACAGACCGTTCGTCTCGCTCCAGACGATCAAAAACAGGAGATCGTCTTTACCTATGTGCCCGACCAGCCCGGCCGGTTTGTATACACTGTTCGTGTGCCGCCGCTGCCCGGCGAGATCACGGCCTCCAACAACGCCCGTTCCGCCGTGCAGAACGTCATTCAAAAGCCCTTAAAGGTGCTGATGGTGGAGGAGCGGCCTCGCTGGGAGTTCCGCTATCTCAAGAACGCGATCCTCCGGGATACAAGCATCCAGTTCGCCTGCCTTTTGCTAAGTGGTGACGATGTCAACAGCGGAGGAGAAGGCAACATAAAGGTCTATGGTTTTCCTTCCAGCGAACAAACGCTTTTCGACTACGATATTCTCATTCTTGGCGATGTGCCGCGTTCCTACTTTTCGGACGCGCAACTGCAGCTGATACGCCGATTTGTGGAAGACCGCGGGGGAAGCCTTCTACTCATTGCAGGTGAGAATCACATGCCTCAGGAGTATGTGGGAACCGTGCTCGACCCCCTGATGCCCGCGGTGTTCAGCTCCTCTCCAAACCCAATTACCACCGACGATCCCTTCCAATGGCAGCTAACCCCACAAGGGCAGGAGAGCCCCATTATGCGCCTTGATGACGATCCCACCCGTAACTTGCAGATCTGGCAGAGCTTGCCGGGGATGTTTTGGTGTGAAGGGGCCGAGAGGGTTCGACCCGGTGCCGTTGTGTTGGCCGTGAACTCGGCGCGAAGCAATGCGTATGGCCCCTATCCGTTGGCGCTCTACCAGAACTTTGGCGCGGGCAAGTGCTACATGGATTTGGCCGATAGCACCTGGCGTTGGCGCTGGCGTGTGGGCGACCGCTACTTCTATCGCTATTGGGGACAGGTGATTCGGTTCCTTACTCCGCGAGATCTGCCGGGGAACCAACGCTTCGTTCAGGTTGCCACCGATAGGCCCGGCAGCAGTTATCGGCTTGGACAACAGGTAAGCATTACCGTGCGACTGCTCGACCCCTACTATCACCCGGTGAAGGTCTCTTCACTTGCGGCCACTATCGTCGGCAATAATGGGGTGCGGCAAACCATCGCGCTTCAGCCCTCCCCGAATGCCCCCGGTCTTTATACGGCACGCTACTTGCCAAATCTTACCGGCAAATATACCATCTCGGTGACTTCGCCGCAAAACCCGAACGCGAAGGGAACGGCCACCTTTGTGGTGGAAAGCCTAGCGTTGGAGCTGCAAAAGCCTGAGCTGGATGAGAGGATGTTAAAACGTATTGCGGCTGCCGGTGGAGGCCACTACTATCGTCCTAACCAACTAGATGACTGGCTGCGCTCCCTTAAAAACCGTCCTTTGGTGGTCACCAGCACACGGGAGACGGAGCTTTGGGACTCGCCGTTTTTCCTTGCCCTGTTCATTGTGCCTTTGGCGATCGAATGGCTTGTGCGCAAGCGCAGCGGTCTGTTGTAA
- a CDS encoding cytochrome P460 family protein: MWLKGKRSILPLCGVAAGVLAVTLTGWGQTTAKENAKWSLRAPNGIHFGLIKGYEHWEVVAMHYRPDMKEMRYILGNPLAVQAYRQGIPQNGHNFPTGAILVKIGYSLKPIRSFPSAIEPNVLQRVEFMVRDPKFKSTGGWGFARFVYHPATKTYTPYGQNASFAQECFNCHAIVKNRDFVFTSYVPKG, from the coding sequence ATGTGGCTTAAAGGTAAGAGGAGCATTCTTCCACTCTGTGGCGTTGCCGCCGGCGTCCTAGCGGTTACCTTAACAGGCTGGGGACAAACAACCGCCAAAGAAAATGCCAAATGGAGCTTGCGCGCCCCCAACGGCATCCATTTCGGGCTCATTAAGGGTTACGAGCACTGGGAAGTAGTGGCCATGCACTATCGCCCTGACATGAAGGAGATGCGCTATATTCTTGGCAACCCCCTGGCCGTTCAGGCTTACCGGCAGGGGATCCCACAAAACGGTCACAACTTTCCTACGGGCGCGATCCTTGTGAAGATAGGATACTCTCTGAAGCCGATCCGCTCTTTTCCTAGCGCCATCGAGCCGAACGTGTTGCAGCGTGTGGAGTTTATGGTGCGCGACCCAAAGTTCAAGAGCACTGGTGGCTGGGGCTTCGCTCGCTTCGTTTACCACCCCGCAACGAAAACATACACGCCTTACGGCCAAAATGCCAGCTTCGCCCAAGAGTGCTTTAACTGCCACGCTATTGTAAAAAACCGCGACTTTGTCTTTACAAGCTACGTTCCAAAAGGTTAA